The segment CGTTTTCGTCTTTCTCACGACAGCGACACAAAGCCAGGAGATTAATGTCGCTGCCATAGTGAGTCCACGTCACATTCAATTCGGAGAGAAAGCGAGGTTGGACCTCACAATTTCGGGGGACGCTTTTATCACGCATATTGAAGCACCGCAGTTCAATTTCCTACCGGCGTTCCTTGCAATGCCACTCCATTCCGAAACGACACCACGATTAGAAGCAAACCAAATTGCGGTTTCGATGGCGTGGGCTTATGAATTGATTCCGCAAGCGATCGGGGACTTTACGCTCTCCGATATCCGTTTTGCATATCAAGGGACACCCTATTTCGCAAATCCGGGTTCGATTCGGGTGAGCGGTGCCGACACATACATAGATGTTTCAACGAATGCTATTCACCAAGTTGAAGCAAAGGTCGATACATCCGAACCGTATCTCAATGCCCCTCTGACTTACACTTTCCGCTATCTCTATACAGTTGTGCTTCCGACGCGAGCGTCCCCAACCCAACGACTCCCGGCATTCAGTGATTTCTTCGCCGAGGAACTCCGAAAACGCCCACCATACACACAGCAAATTCGTGGGAAGACGTTTTGGGTTGAAGAGCATACCCGCACGTTATATCCGAAGAAAACTGGGCAGGTCGTTCTGGCACCTGCTGAACTCCTACTCCCGCTTCCAAAAGGACCCAAAACCTTAAAAACCAAACCGTTGACCTTGACAGTCCAACCGATACCAGAAATAG is part of the Candidatus Poribacteria bacterium genome and harbors:
- a CDS encoding BatD family protein; translated protein: MKRIGKLLSLFFFSIVFVFLTTATQSQEINVAAIVSPRHIQFGEKARLDLTISGDAFITHIEAPQFNFLPAFLAMPLHSETTPRLEANQIAVSMAWAYELIPQAIGDFTLSDIRFAYQGTPYFANPGSIRVSGADTYIDVSTNAIHQVEAKVDTSEPYLNAPLTYTFRYLYTVVLPTRASPTQRLPAFSDFFAEELRKRPPYTQQIRGKTFWVEEHTRTLYPKKTGQVVLAPAELLLPLPKGPKTLKTKPLTLTVQPIPEIGRPPHFNGAIGDYQISAQLVRGSVVVGSALTLTVRISGRGNIQTAVAPALPTIAGVMMSNPILSKDSTPTSRVYTYTLTPARTGALRIPSIAYAYFDPSRAIYATTQTAPIPLSVRPHPNDPAEDEVDGSPWLLWLILFALLIVALGV